From Actinoplanes oblitus, a single genomic window includes:
- a CDS encoding alpha/beta fold hydrolase, whose product MRGAVLAGDTAVLPEGEVPPPWPARRVPVGGAMLHVRDTPALRPDAEPAVYVHGLGGSSQNFTDLAGLLADRLDGQAVDLPGFGYSDPSPRYSIAAFAATLIDYLEAAGRGPVHLIGNSLGGSISVRVAALRPDLVRTLTLISPAMPFLDPRRTAQGPVLPLLALPGAERLMAWALTRITAEQMAEQVLAACFGDTTKVHPQRRAEAMEEIQLRYTVAHYPRAYLGTLRGLVGSFLRAYLPGVNSQWRLAARVQAPTLVIGGLNDKLVDPRVPVQVARAIPDSRLLILPGVGHVAQMEVPRLVARAIAGMLDESA is encoded by the coding sequence ATGAGAGGTGCTGTTCTGGCCGGCGACACCGCGGTGTTGCCGGAGGGCGAGGTTCCGCCACCCTGGCCCGCGCGACGTGTCCCGGTGGGCGGCGCGATGCTGCACGTCCGCGACACCCCGGCGCTGCGTCCCGACGCCGAGCCCGCTGTCTACGTGCACGGCCTCGGCGGTTCCTCGCAGAACTTCACCGACCTCGCCGGGCTGCTCGCCGACCGGCTCGACGGGCAGGCCGTCGACCTGCCCGGCTTCGGTTACAGCGATCCCAGCCCGCGCTATTCGATAGCGGCCTTCGCGGCCACCCTGATCGACTACCTGGAGGCCGCCGGCCGCGGCCCGGTCCACCTGATCGGCAACTCGCTCGGCGGGTCCATCTCGGTGCGCGTCGCCGCGCTCCGCCCCGACCTGGTGCGCACCCTCACGCTGATCTCCCCGGCGATGCCGTTCCTCGATCCGCGCCGTACCGCGCAGGGCCCGGTGCTGCCGCTGCTCGCGCTGCCCGGCGCGGAGCGCCTGATGGCCTGGGCGCTGACCCGGATCACCGCGGAGCAGATGGCCGAGCAGGTGCTGGCGGCCTGCTTCGGGGACACCACCAAGGTGCATCCGCAGCGCCGCGCCGAGGCGATGGAGGAGATCCAGCTCCGGTACACGGTGGCCCACTACCCGCGGGCCTATCTGGGCACCCTGCGCGGGCTGGTGGGCAGCTTCCTGCGGGCGTACCTGCCGGGGGTCAACTCGCAGTGGCGGCTGGCCGCCCGGGTGCAGGCGCCCACGCTGGTGATCGGCGGTCTCAACGACAAGCTCGTCGATCCCCGGGTGCCGGTCCAGGTGGCCAGGGCGATCCCGGACAGCCGCCTGCTGATCCTGCCCGGCGTCGGCCACGTCGCCCAGATGGAGGTGCCCCGGCTGGTGGCCCGGGCCATCGCCGGCATGCTCGACGAGTCGGCCTAA
- a CDS encoding DUF3152 domain-containing protein, whose amino-acid sequence MLEPETPPPAADRWRQWWLALFAVTMVLLTVVTMVARTSSSPGASATPAPSAPVPSPSLAPSASPSAPLLESAPASASASPSATPALVDPKILQVAGAVPTHGSGDFRYATRRGPIMGTKGPVRRFRVAVEKESGEDPEAFAAQVVSTLGDPRSWIGNGTLRLLMVGAGDRADFTVYLATRDTAGRMCQQGGTNIRIGGVPYTSCRATGQAIINLDRYRKSSKPYLNAKVPLAVYRNYVINHEVGHEFGHHHEGCPRSGGPAPVMVQQTLTTRGCVPYAWPRLGNKPFAGPPL is encoded by the coding sequence GTGCTCGAACCGGAAACCCCGCCACCCGCGGCCGACCGGTGGCGCCAGTGGTGGCTCGCCCTGTTCGCCGTCACGATGGTCCTGCTCACCGTCGTCACGATGGTCGCCCGCACCTCGTCGTCGCCCGGCGCGTCCGCCACGCCGGCGCCCTCCGCCCCCGTGCCGTCGCCCTCTCTCGCGCCCTCCGCGTCCCCGTCGGCGCCTCTGCTGGAGTCCGCGCCCGCCTCGGCCTCGGCTTCGCCATCGGCCACCCCGGCGCTGGTCGACCCCAAGATCCTGCAGGTCGCCGGGGCGGTCCCGACGCACGGTTCAGGCGATTTCCGGTACGCGACGAGACGCGGCCCAATCATGGGAACCAAGGGACCGGTACGCCGTTTCCGCGTCGCCGTGGAGAAGGAGAGCGGCGAGGATCCGGAGGCGTTCGCCGCCCAGGTGGTGAGCACACTCGGCGACCCCCGCAGCTGGATCGGGAACGGCACCCTGCGCCTGCTGATGGTCGGCGCGGGCGACCGGGCGGACTTCACCGTCTATCTGGCCACCCGGGACACCGCGGGCCGGATGTGCCAGCAGGGCGGGACCAACATCCGGATCGGCGGGGTGCCCTACACCTCCTGCCGCGCCACCGGCCAGGCCATCATCAACCTGGACCGCTACCGCAAGTCGTCGAAGCCCTACCTGAACGCCAAGGTGCCCCTCGCCGTCTACCGCAACTACGTGATCAACCACGAGGTCGGCCACGAATTCGGCCACCACCACGAGGGGTGTCCGCGCTCGGGCGGGCCGGCTCCGGTGATGGTCCAGCAGACGTTGACCACGCGGGGCTGCGTCCCGTATGCGTGGCCCCGTCTCGGCAACAAGCCCTTCGCCGGCCCACCCCTCTAG
- a CDS encoding DUF3152 domain-containing protein translates to MRETATAKSGAVARGTATAKSAGTAKSGVVARGTAAARSAAVRGTTAGKPAATGREAGAAKSGTAVRKTTAAKAAASAVRKAAAPTVRPADAVRAAKTALRGTAGSGDAPAAGKPATRRPAGQSTPARSRAVPAEASTAARPRKTLSTEVPATPRKTVVRSAGPARPTPHAVSDPDGVIEGGGRHRLSAESLAPGGGRHRSAAEEPPARHRAEPQPAAVPPAPGSPPSPGSAPAGIPSSPGSPSSSGSVPPGSPSSCSAPVAGTPSPQQQPAEVPGRHAAARHAQPQPAPIPVDPETGLPPGMTRGILELAAERLAAARATPPEEPEPEPEEPEPVDEAPRPVVRRRSTGASAPRATGVPAAGTRPGSGSRPPLASRPPAGPPEAVRPPTTPPEAGPRHPSAGPEATHRHPSAAPEANRRRSALAPEAGSYRSAPAPEAASYRSASVPEADLPVSPAAPDQQPTPDQQANRGGRRRPIVRPLKADPSARPKPAHPSAQAGFFAPVPADRPGGRPATGLESAEPPPSGAHPRPIIAPATDPARPTRNSAAQAPAALAMPGAETTYPMVEAAGPSETAPAPVEATAPDTAEHGRPEAQAEEAPDAARFWSADEHPRPGLPASVRLPAGLPDKLWHPAEQHVEPPAPEQAIPHQPDPHQPDPVHSDPAHWEPAPSEPAHPESAAPESASAQAGVRLAVPHTVAYVAGQDADADRLAAQSPTAELPVVEIDRTSPPPDVDEHPRSGTSLTPSGRKLLRRRRRVTFLAYVMVVALVLIVGHELRDRQRPGTAGRETAQRAAEPAGGPRPADVQAEKETDQVGSVQGALPADGRSGDFRYAKGRGPILGDAGKLHRFRVAVEETVTEVAPADFAESIDSILGDRRSWIASGKLRLRRVPKSDRDADFTIFLATPDTSERMCAAGGLHTEGFTSCRLPGQVVINAERWATAIPDYAGELDQYREYAINHEVGHQLGHGHESCPGRGRPAPVMLPQTYGLEGCTRNAWPYRDGKRYEGEPRP, encoded by the coding sequence GTGCGTGAGACGGCCACCGCTAAGTCCGGCGCTGTCGCTCGCGGCACGGCCACCGCGAAATCCGCGGGTACGGCGAAGTCCGGCGTTGTCGCCCGCGGGACGGCCGCCGCGAGATCCGCCGCGGTTCGCGGGACCACTGCCGGGAAGCCTGCCGCCACCGGCCGCGAGGCGGGTGCGGCGAAGTCCGGCACCGCCGTTCGCAAGACGACCGCGGCGAAGGCCGCCGCCTCGGCGGTCCGCAAGGCGGCGGCACCCACCGTTCGGCCGGCGGATGCCGTGCGCGCGGCGAAGACGGCTCTTCGGGGCACGGCCGGCTCCGGCGACGCTCCGGCGGCCGGCAAGCCGGCGACCCGCCGGCCGGCCGGGCAGAGCACACCGGCCCGCAGCCGGGCCGTGCCGGCCGAGGCCAGCACGGCGGCGCGTCCCCGCAAGACGCTGTCCACCGAGGTGCCCGCGACGCCGCGCAAGACCGTGGTGCGGAGCGCGGGGCCGGCGCGACCGACACCGCACGCCGTTTCGGACCCGGACGGCGTGATCGAGGGCGGCGGCCGGCACCGGCTCAGCGCGGAGTCCCTCGCGCCCGGCGGCGGCCGCCACCGGTCGGCCGCGGAGGAACCGCCGGCCCGCCACCGGGCCGAACCGCAGCCGGCCGCTGTCCCGCCGGCGCCCGGTTCGCCGCCGTCGCCCGGTTCCGCGCCGGCGGGTATCCCGTCGTCGCCCGGTTCCCCGTCGTCCTCCGGTTCCGTGCCGCCCGGTTCCCCGTCGTCCTGTTCCGCGCCGGTGGCGGGGACACCATCGCCGCAGCAGCAGCCGGCGGAGGTACCGGGCCGGCACGCGGCGGCGCGGCACGCCCAGCCGCAGCCCGCGCCGATCCCGGTGGACCCGGAGACCGGGCTGCCCCCCGGCATGACCCGCGGCATCCTCGAACTGGCCGCCGAACGCCTGGCCGCCGCCCGCGCCACCCCACCGGAGGAGCCGGAACCCGAGCCGGAGGAGCCGGAACCGGTCGACGAGGCGCCCCGCCCGGTGGTGCGCCGTCGCTCGACCGGCGCTTCCGCCCCGCGCGCCACCGGGGTGCCCGCCGCCGGCACCCGGCCCGGTTCGGGCTCCCGGCCGCCCCTGGCCTCGCGCCCGCCGGCCGGCCCGCCCGAGGCCGTACGCCCGCCGACCACCCCGCCCGAGGCCGGCCCGCGCCACCCGTCAGCCGGTCCCGAGGCGACCCACCGCCACCCGTCGGCCGCTCCCGAGGCGAACCGCCGCCGCTCGGCGCTCGCCCCGGAGGCGGGCTCGTACCGTTCGGCGCCCGCACCGGAGGCGGCCTCGTACCGCTCGGCGAGCGTGCCGGAGGCGGACCTGCCGGTTTCGCCGGCCGCCCCCGACCAGCAGCCGACCCCCGACCAGCAGGCGAACCGCGGCGGCCGCCGCCGTCCGATCGTCCGCCCGTTGAAGGCGGACCCGTCAGCTCGGCCGAAGCCGGCCCACCCGTCCGCTCAGGCGGGGTTCTTCGCGCCGGTTCCCGCGGACCGGCCCGGCGGTCGGCCGGCGACCGGGCTCGAGAGCGCGGAGCCACCGCCGTCCGGGGCGCACCCGCGACCGATCATCGCCCCGGCGACGGATCCGGCCCGCCCCACCCGGAACTCGGCCGCACAGGCTCCGGCCGCGCTGGCGATGCCCGGGGCGGAGACCACGTACCCGATGGTGGAAGCGGCCGGGCCGTCCGAGACCGCCCCGGCCCCGGTCGAGGCCACCGCTCCGGACACCGCCGAGCACGGCCGTCCCGAGGCGCAGGCCGAGGAGGCGCCGGACGCCGCCCGGTTCTGGTCGGCAGACGAGCATCCGCGGCCCGGCTTGCCGGCGAGCGTCCGGCTGCCGGCCGGCCTCCCCGACAAGCTCTGGCACCCCGCCGAACAGCACGTCGAACCACCGGCCCCGGAACAGGCGATTCCGCACCAGCCCGACCCGCACCAGCCCGACCCGGTCCACTCCGACCCGGCGCACTGGGAACCGGCGCCATCGGAACCCGCCCACCCGGAGTCCGCCGCGCCGGAATCGGCTTCCGCGCAGGCCGGGGTGCGGCTCGCCGTGCCGCACACCGTCGCCTACGTCGCCGGCCAGGACGCGGACGCCGACCGCCTCGCCGCGCAGTCGCCCACCGCGGAACTACCGGTCGTCGAGATCGACCGGACCAGTCCGCCACCCGACGTCGACGAGCACCCCCGGAGCGGGACGAGCCTCACCCCCTCCGGCCGCAAGCTGCTGCGTCGCCGCCGCCGGGTCACCTTCCTGGCGTACGTCATGGTTGTCGCCCTGGTCCTGATCGTCGGCCATGAGCTGCGGGATCGGCAGCGACCCGGCACCGCCGGCCGGGAGACCGCGCAGCGCGCGGCCGAACCGGCGGGCGGTCCGCGACCGGCTGACGTGCAGGCGGAGAAGGAGACGGATCAGGTCGGTTCGGTGCAGGGCGCGCTGCCGGCCGACGGCCGGTCGGGCGATTTCCGGTACGCCAAGGGCCGCGGCCCGATCCTCGGTGACGCCGGCAAGCTGCACCGCTTCCGGGTGGCCGTGGAGGAGACGGTGACCGAGGTCGCGCCGGCCGATTTCGCCGAGTCGATCGACAGCATCCTCGGTGACCGGCGGAGCTGGATCGCGAGCGGCAAGCTGCGGCTGCGCCGGGTGCCGAAGTCGGACCGGGACGCCGACTTCACCATCTTCCTGGCCACCCCGGACACGTCGGAGCGGATGTGCGCCGCCGGCGGCCTGCACACCGAGGGTTTCACCTCGTGCCGGCTACCGGGCCAGGTGGTGATCAACGCCGAGCGCTGGGCCACCGCGATCCCGGACTACGCGGGCGAGCTGGACCAGTACCGCGAGTACGCGATCAACCACGAGGTCGGCCACCAGCTCGGGCACGGTCACGAGAGCTGCCCGGGCAGGGGGAGACCGGCGCCGGTGATGCTGCCGCAGACGTACGGTCTGGAGGGCTGCACCCGCAACGCCTGGCCCTACCGCGACGGCAAACGGTACGAGGGTGAACCGCGCCCGTGA
- the moeZ gene encoding adenylyltransferase/sulfurtransferase MoeZ, with the protein MALPPLVEPAAELSVDEIRRYSRHLIIPDVGMDGQKRLKNAKVLAVGAGGLGSPTLLYLAAAGVGTLGIIDFDTVDESNLQRQIIHGVSDVGTPKAESAARSIAEVNPLVNVVIHNTALDRDNVKEIFSQYDLIVDGTDNFATRYMVNDAAVLLGKPYVWGSIYRFDGQASVFWEEHGPCYRCLYPEPPPPGMVPSCAEGGVLGVLCASIGSIQVNEAIKLITGIGEPLVGRLMVYDALEMEYRKIKVRKDPNCVLCGENPTLTDLMDDYEDFCGAVSEEAQEAVTGSTITARELKEWQDTGKDVFLVDVREPAEWEINRIPGAVLIPKGEILSGEALAKFPQDRQIVLHCKSGVRSAEALAALKAAGFKDAVHVQGGIVSWVNTVDPSLPSY; encoded by the coding sequence GTGGCTCTGCCCCCGCTCGTCGAGCCGGCCGCCGAGCTGAGCGTCGACGAGATCCGCCGCTATTCGCGTCACCTGATCATCCCCGACGTCGGGATGGACGGGCAGAAGCGGCTGAAGAACGCGAAGGTGCTCGCCGTCGGCGCGGGCGGCCTCGGCTCGCCGACCTTGCTCTACCTGGCCGCGGCCGGCGTGGGCACGCTCGGCATCATCGACTTCGACACCGTCGACGAGTCCAACCTCCAGCGCCAGATCATCCACGGCGTCTCCGACGTCGGCACGCCCAAGGCGGAGTCGGCGGCGCGCAGCATCGCCGAGGTCAACCCGCTGGTCAACGTGGTCATTCACAACACCGCGCTGGACCGCGACAACGTCAAAGAGATCTTCAGCCAGTACGACCTGATCGTCGACGGCACCGACAACTTCGCCACCCGCTACATGGTGAACGACGCGGCAGTGCTGCTCGGCAAGCCGTACGTGTGGGGTTCGATCTATCGCTTCGACGGGCAGGCCTCGGTCTTCTGGGAGGAGCACGGTCCCTGCTACCGCTGCCTCTACCCGGAGCCCCCGCCGCCCGGCATGGTGCCGAGCTGCGCCGAGGGCGGCGTCCTCGGCGTGCTCTGCGCGTCGATCGGCTCCATCCAGGTCAACGAGGCGATCAAGCTGATCACCGGCATCGGTGAGCCGCTGGTCGGCCGCCTGATGGTCTACGACGCCCTGGAGATGGAGTACCGCAAGATCAAGGTTCGGAAGGACCCGAACTGCGTGCTCTGCGGGGAGAACCCGACGCTCACCGACCTCATGGACGACTACGAGGACTTCTGCGGCGCGGTCTCCGAGGAGGCGCAGGAGGCGGTGACCGGCTCGACCATCACCGCTCGTGAGCTCAAGGAGTGGCAGGACACGGGCAAGGACGTGTTCCTGGTCGACGTCCGCGAGCCCGCCGAGTGGGAGATCAACCGGATCCCGGGCGCGGTGCTGATCCCCAAGGGCGAGATCCTGTCCGGCGAGGCGCTGGCCAAGTTCCCGCAGGACCGGCAGATCGTGCTGCACTGCAAGTCGGGGGTGCGCTCGGCGGAGGCGCTGGCCGCGCTGAAGGCGGCCGGCTTCAAGGACGCGGTGCACGTCCAGGGCGGCATCGTCTCCTGGGTCAACACCGTGGACCCGTCGCTCCCGTCGTACTGA
- a CDS encoding prenyltransferase/squalene oxidase repeat-containing protein, whose amino-acid sequence MVDIDAAIGYVVAHGDPVERARLSYLRTGQPAPSEIIDRIAGGQMPEGGWPASADGQVPSVDATCFRLAELDDLGGLQAGPVAERALHWLASAQRPGGTWQEHESLAGEAPAWALPGDPEATLYLTSVAGFWLTAAAVENGPYQTRGRYDEVLAAAAGFVVSQLRPDGTWPSFLAAGWHAAGLLYQQQYFYESSRVQLVLGERLPDMSPADVAAMAAALRRVNLGDDWLLRNAWKRLGETQRTDGGWDSNEGPIFDVNITLTVLRAFR is encoded by the coding sequence GTGGTCGATATCGATGCCGCGATCGGTTACGTCGTGGCCCATGGTGACCCGGTCGAGCGTGCGCGCCTGTCGTACCTGCGGACCGGTCAGCCAGCGCCCTCGGAGATCATCGATCGGATCGCCGGCGGTCAGATGCCGGAGGGCGGCTGGCCCGCGTCGGCCGACGGGCAGGTTCCCTCGGTCGACGCCACCTGCTTCCGGCTCGCCGAGCTCGACGACCTCGGTGGCCTGCAGGCCGGGCCGGTCGCCGAGCGCGCGCTGCACTGGCTGGCCTCCGCCCAGCGCCCCGGTGGCACCTGGCAGGAGCACGAGTCGCTGGCCGGCGAGGCCCCGGCCTGGGCGCTGCCCGGCGACCCGGAGGCCACGCTCTATCTGACCTCGGTCGCCGGCTTCTGGCTGACCGCCGCCGCCGTCGAGAACGGGCCGTACCAGACCCGGGGCCGTTACGACGAGGTGCTCGCCGCCGCTGCCGGGTTCGTTGTCTCGCAGCTGCGTCCGGACGGCACGTGGCCGTCCTTCCTCGCCGCCGGGTGGCACGCCGCCGGCCTGCTCTATCAGCAGCAGTACTTCTACGAGTCGTCCCGGGTGCAGCTGGTGCTCGGCGAGCGGCTGCCCGACATGTCGCCGGCCGACGTCGCCGCGATGGCGGCCGCGCTGCGCCGGGTCAACCTGGGCGACGACTGGCTGCTGCGCAACGCCTGGAAACGGCTGGGGGAGACGCAGCGTACCGACGGCGGCTGGGACAGCAACGAGGGACCGATCTTCGACGTCAACATCACCCTGACGGTCCTGCGCGCGTTCCGCTGA
- a CDS encoding glutamate-5-semialdehyde dehydrogenase has protein sequence MSVLEQAAAARIAAIDLAGATRAEKDAALLLMADRLVERTDDIVAANTVDVTNARESGISEAMIDRLALNPARVAAMADGLRQLAALPDPVGDVVRGATLANGLELRQVRVPFGVVGMIYEGRPNVTADAAGICLKSGNAALLRGSRSAYSSNAAIVSVLRKAVADAGLPTNTIQLLDATTRDSVKELMRARGLVDVLIPRGGADLIKTVVEQSTVPVIETGVGNCHVYVDADADLEKALAITINSKTQRNSVCNAAESLLVHAEIADSFLPLVLEELGARGVTVHGDPRVAGYSDDVVPATEEDWGREYLSADIAVAVVDSLEDAMDHIRQFGTGHTEAIVSESLGATRRFVAGVDAAAVVVNASTRFTDGGEFGFGAEIGISTQKLHARGPMGLPELTSTKYIVTGNGHTRG, from the coding sequence ATGAGCGTGCTGGAGCAGGCGGCCGCGGCCCGGATCGCCGCCATCGACCTGGCCGGGGCCACCCGCGCGGAGAAGGACGCGGCGCTGCTGCTGATGGCCGACCGCCTGGTGGAGCGGACCGACGACATCGTCGCGGCCAACACCGTCGACGTGACGAACGCCCGGGAGTCCGGGATCTCCGAGGCGATGATCGACCGGCTGGCGCTGAACCCGGCCCGGGTCGCCGCGATGGCCGACGGCCTGCGCCAGCTCGCCGCCCTGCCCGACCCGGTCGGTGACGTGGTGCGCGGCGCCACCCTGGCCAACGGCCTGGAGCTGCGCCAGGTCCGGGTGCCGTTCGGCGTGGTCGGCATGATCTACGAGGGCCGGCCGAACGTGACAGCGGACGCCGCCGGCATCTGCCTCAAGTCGGGCAACGCGGCGCTGCTGCGCGGCTCCCGGTCGGCCTACTCGTCGAACGCGGCGATCGTCTCGGTGCTGCGCAAGGCGGTCGCCGACGCCGGCCTGCCGACCAACACCATCCAGCTGCTGGACGCCACCACCCGCGACTCGGTGAAGGAGCTGATGCGCGCCCGCGGCCTGGTCGACGTGCTGATCCCGCGCGGCGGCGCCGACCTGATCAAAACGGTGGTGGAGCAGTCCACGGTGCCGGTGATCGAGACCGGGGTGGGCAACTGCCACGTCTACGTGGACGCCGACGCCGACCTGGAGAAGGCCCTGGCCATCACGATCAACTCGAAGACCCAGCGGAACTCGGTCTGCAACGCCGCCGAGTCGCTGCTGGTGCACGCCGAGATCGCCGACTCGTTCCTGCCGCTGGTGCTGGAGGAGCTGGGCGCCCGCGGCGTCACCGTGCACGGCGATCCGCGGGTGGCCGGATACAGCGACGACGTGGTCCCGGCGACCGAGGAGGACTGGGGCCGGGAGTACCTCTCCGCGGACATCGCTGTCGCGGTGGTGGACTCGCTGGAGGACGCCATGGACCACATCCGCCAGTTCGGCACCGGCCACACCGAGGCGATCGTGAGCGAGTCGCTCGGCGCGACCCGGCGCTTCGTGGCCGGGGTGGACGCGGCGGCCGTGGTGGTGAACGCGTCGACCCGGTTCACCGACGGCGGCGAGTTCGGCTTCGGCGCGGAGATCGGCATCTCGACGCAGAAACTGCACGCCCGCGGGCCGATGGGCCTGCCCGAACTCACCTCGACGAAATACATCGTCACCGGCAACGGTCACACCCGCGGCTGA
- the proB gene encoding glutamate 5-kinase — protein sequence MREVVTGARRIVVKVGSSSLTTAAGGIDEQRLDTLVDVLGGLAGQGREVVLVSSGAIAAGLAPLQLRRRPRDLATQQAAAAVGQGLLIGRYTAGFARHRLTVAQVLLTVDDVTRRAHYRNAYRTLRKLLDLGALPIVNENDTVATEEIRFGDNDRLAALVAALVDADLLVLLSDVDALYTGSPADPASRRIPLVRTDADLDGVAIGSAGKAGVGTGGMVTKVEAARIATGFGIPVVLTAAPLAAPALAGDEVGTLFEASASRPAARLFWLAHATAPRGRLHLDEGAVAAVVARRKSLLPAGITAVDGSFAAGDPVDLVDAGSGTPVARGLVNYDAVELPALLGRSTPELAAALGPGYEREVVHRDDLVLL from the coding sequence GTGCGGGAAGTGGTGACCGGTGCGCGCCGGATCGTGGTCAAGGTGGGGTCGTCCTCGCTGACCACCGCGGCGGGCGGCATCGATGAGCAGCGGCTGGACACCCTGGTCGACGTCCTCGGCGGCCTGGCCGGCCAGGGTCGTGAGGTGGTGCTGGTCTCCAGCGGCGCGATCGCCGCCGGGCTGGCCCCGTTGCAGCTGCGCCGCCGGCCCCGTGACCTGGCCACCCAGCAGGCCGCCGCGGCTGTCGGCCAGGGTCTGCTCATCGGGCGCTACACCGCCGGCTTCGCCCGGCATCGGCTGACCGTGGCCCAGGTGCTGCTCACGGTGGACGACGTGACGCGGCGGGCGCACTACCGGAACGCGTACCGGACGCTGCGCAAGCTGCTCGACCTGGGCGCCCTGCCGATCGTGAACGAGAACGACACGGTGGCCACCGAGGAGATCCGGTTCGGTGACAACGACCGGCTGGCCGCGCTGGTCGCCGCCCTCGTCGACGCCGATCTGCTGGTGCTGCTCTCCGACGTGGACGCGCTCTACACCGGCAGCCCGGCGGACCCGGCCTCCCGGCGTATCCCGCTGGTGCGCACCGACGCGGATCTCGACGGCGTGGCGATCGGCTCGGCCGGCAAGGCCGGGGTCGGCACCGGCGGCATGGTGACCAAGGTGGAGGCGGCCCGGATCGCCACCGGGTTCGGCATCCCGGTGGTGCTCACCGCGGCTCCGCTGGCCGCGCCCGCGCTGGCCGGCGACGAGGTGGGCACGCTCTTCGAGGCGTCCGCCTCGCGGCCCGCCGCGCGACTGTTCTGGCTGGCCCACGCCACCGCGCCGCGCGGCCGGCTGCACCTGGACGAGGGCGCGGTCGCGGCGGTGGTGGCCCGGCGCAAATCGCTGCTGCCGGCCGGGATCACCGCCGTGGACGGCTCGTTCGCGGCCGGCGACCCGGTCGACCTGGTCGACGCCGGTTCCGGCACGCCGGTCGCCCGCGGGCTGGTCAACTACGACGCGGTGGAGCTGCCCGCGCTGCTCGGCCGGTCCACTCCGGAACTGGCGGCGGCGCTCGGGCCGGGCTATGAACGAGAGGTCGTCCACCGTGACGACCTCGTACTCCTCTGA
- a CDS encoding MGMT family protein has protein sequence MTPEEYVEAVLTLVESIPEGRVMSYGAIADALAERSGRNSPRQVGTIMARHGGGVPWHRVVNSAGRLPPGHEREARARLLSEGVPLRGDRVRIDEAGWTPDGERTGE, from the coding sequence ATGACACCGGAGGAGTACGTCGAAGCGGTCCTCACCCTGGTCGAGAGCATCCCGGAAGGCCGGGTGATGTCGTACGGCGCGATCGCCGACGCGCTCGCCGAGCGGTCCGGCCGCAACTCGCCCCGGCAGGTCGGGACCATCATGGCCCGGCACGGCGGCGGGGTGCCCTGGCACCGGGTGGTGAACAGTGCCGGGCGGCTGCCACCCGGCCATGAGCGGGAGGCGCGGGCGCGGCTGCTGTCCGAGGGCGTACCGTTGCGCGGCGACCGGGTAAGGATCGACGAGGCCGGGTGGACACCTGATGGAGAGCGGACAGGCGAGTAA
- a CDS encoding class I SAM-dependent methyltransferase: MESGQASKTAYSAARYRAAHQVLEQGSIFRDPLALRLLGADAEDLEQDAPRRGMRLFIAARHRFAEDRLAAAVSRGVRTAVVLGAGLDTFAYRNPHASLQVIEIDHPDTQAWKRERLARAGVAIPPDVRHLGVDFEKESLGDRLDLDGPAFFLWLGVVPYLSDGGFGETLRFVAREPGNEVVFDYAQSPERMPAERRAALEARAARVAKLGEPWLTFFEPEEIAADLDKLGFGEIEDLGPAQLAARFFNRPDIPPETPGGHVLHARRR, translated from the coding sequence ATGGAGAGCGGACAGGCGAGTAAGACCGCGTACAGCGCGGCGCGGTATCGAGCGGCGCATCAGGTGCTGGAGCAGGGGTCGATCTTCCGTGACCCGCTCGCCCTGCGGTTGCTCGGCGCCGACGCCGAGGATCTGGAGCAGGACGCGCCGCGGCGAGGGATGCGGCTGTTCATCGCGGCCCGGCACCGGTTCGCCGAGGATCGTCTGGCGGCCGCGGTGAGCCGCGGGGTGCGCACCGCCGTGGTGCTCGGCGCCGGGCTCGACACGTTCGCCTACCGCAATCCGCATGCGAGTCTCCAGGTGATCGAAATCGACCATCCGGACACCCAGGCGTGGAAGCGCGAGCGGCTCGCCCGGGCCGGCGTCGCCATTCCCCCGGACGTGCGACATCTCGGCGTCGACTTCGAGAAGGAGAGCCTGGGCGACCGCCTGGACCTCGACGGTCCGGCGTTCTTCCTGTGGCTGGGCGTCGTGCCCTACCTGTCCGACGGCGGTTTCGGGGAGACGCTCAGGTTCGTCGCGCGGGAGCCGGGCAACGAGGTCGTCTTCGACTACGCCCAGTCACCGGAGCGGATGCCGGCCGAGCGCCGCGCCGCCCTGGAGGCCCGCGCCGCCCGGGTCGCCAAGCTCGGCGAGCCCTGGCTGACCTTCTTCGAGCCCGAGGAGATCGCTGCCGACCTGGACAAACTCGGCTTCGGCGAGATCGAGGACCTGGGCCCGGCCCAGCTCGCGGCCCGCTTCTTCAACCGCCCGGACATCCCGCCGGAGACGCCGGGCGGCCACGTCCTGCACGCCCGGCGCCGCTGA